The genomic region GTAAATCGCCGACCCTCCCATGGCTACTTGAAGGGTGCTCGGCGCCAACCGGCGCCTGGTCGAGAGGTGCGCGGCTCGCCCGCTGAACCCATATAGAGCGGTAGCGATCAGGATCAGCCAAGGAATGATTTCTCTGAAGTGATCCGACGCAGTGACCAGCAGCAAGCCGGCGCCAGCCATTCCGCCGAGCAAGGCTATGGCGATCGCCGTTGCAGGGGCGTAACCGCGGCTCCGCAGTGAAGCGAGCCCATCGCGTGCTTCCCAACCCGCGACCAACTGCCCGGGACACAACGCGACCGTCGACGTCAGGTTGGCTATTCGCGGATCGATGCCCGCCGCCACCAGGGCCGCCAGGGTCAGAACCGGACCTCCACCGGCGACCGCGTTGATCGCTGCGGCAAAGAAGCCCGATAGGACCAACCAGGTCTCCATCGGCAAAGTCCGCCCTCCCATGAAGCGCGATCAGATCGCGCTGGATGAAGTGGTGCCAGTGCCCAGGGAACAATTCAATCGATGGGCAGCGAGTTGGCCCAACTTGCGGCCGCACGACTTGGACGAATACAGGAACCGCGCCCTTGGACCGACGCAGCGAATGCACGCCGTACTCGCCTCTGCGCAAACCGATCGCGGTCACACATTCTTAGACTCACCGCACATATCGGCAGGGGCTCATATACCCCAAATGATCGGCGCCGCTTTGGCCAAATTGGCCATTGGCGACAGGAGTCTCGAAGGCTTGCCCGCGTCGGAGGTTTGGCCCGTCGCGATCACGAGCGACCAACTGCGCACCATGATTTCCCGCTAGTCCGCCTGTGCGCG from Sphingopyxis sp. FD7 harbors:
- a CDS encoding sulfite exporter TauE/SafE family protein; the protein is METWLVLSGFFAAAINAVAGGGPVLTLAALVAAGIDPRIANLTSTVALCPGQLVAGWEARDGLASLRSRGYAPATAIAIALLGGMAGAGLLLVTASDHFREIIPWLILIATALYGFSGRAAHLSTRRRLAPSTLQVAMGGSAIYGGYFGGGNSFIVLALLSVAGLEASQGARAKNVLVACFNLGAVTVFASSGAVDWRAAAAVGAGGIAGSWVGMRVLNRIDPRLVRPIVITCGVALAAWFLVS